A genome region from Bradyrhizobium sp. WSM1417 includes the following:
- a CDS encoding transglycosylase SLT domain-containing protein, with translation MHAQNDAEPALAAGGHNADLGAGETPASRAAIRKIVERETAKTDLPADIAEAVVFVESGYNPATIGAVGEIGLMQVRPETAAMLGFRGNNAELAEPDINIHYGFLYLSRAWRLAGGDLCRALMKYRAGHDEESMTPRSQVYCHRARNRPVSMNSTSVGSQAAAVPDVAPAPTTPPTVSKSADHQRSAHNQKGPARPKDVYARYRQGTAVASRAYWAAQEARVRLIKAASKPSGNGWHHANRSACRETSSGWTNDIFETEL, from the coding sequence GTGCACGCTCAGAACGACGCGGAACCGGCGTTGGCGGCTGGCGGCCACAATGCAGATCTCGGCGCTGGAGAGACGCCGGCATCGCGGGCGGCAATCCGAAAAATCGTCGAAAGAGAAACGGCCAAGACCGATCTGCCCGCGGACATCGCGGAGGCCGTCGTCTTCGTTGAAAGCGGATACAATCCGGCCACCATTGGCGCCGTCGGCGAGATCGGCCTCATGCAGGTTCGGCCCGAAACGGCAGCAATGCTCGGATTCCGGGGAAATAACGCAGAGCTCGCAGAGCCCGATATCAACATCCACTACGGCTTTCTCTATCTGAGCCGCGCATGGCGCCTGGCAGGCGGGGACCTTTGCCGTGCCCTGATGAAATATCGAGCAGGTCATGACGAGGAGTCCATGACTCCGCGCTCCCAGGTCTATTGTCATCGCGCCCGCAATCGTCCTGTCTCCATGAACTCGACGAGCGTGGGAAGCCAGGCTGCGGCCGTCCCAGATGTAGCACCGGCGCCAACTACGCCGCCCACCGTCTCGAAGTCAGCGGACCATCAGAGGTCAGCGCACAATCAAAAGGGACCGGCACGGCCGAAGGACGTTTACGCGCGTTACCGTCAAGGCACGGCGGTCGCGAGCAGGGCATATTGGGCAGCACAGGAAGCCCGGGTCCGCCTCATCAAGGCCGCGTCGAAGCCAAGTGGAAACGGGTGGCATCACGCCAATAGAAGTGCCTGCCGTGAGACGAGCAGCGGTTGGACGAACGACATTTTTGAAACCGAACTTTGA
- a CDS encoding GDP-L-fucose synthase yields MRRVANVPFELTGKSVYVAGHRGMVGSALARRLERENVKLITVDRREVDLRNQAAVFDWFAKTRPQVIFLAAAKVGGIAANNTLRAEFIYDNIAIAANVIQAAHQNGAGKLMFLGSSCIYPKLAAQPLREDSVLTGPLEPTNEPYAIAKIAGIKMAEAYRSQYGSDFISVMPTNLYGPGDNYHPEMSHVVAALIQRFHEAKVTGAKSVVVWGTGTPRREFLYVDDMADACVHLMKTYSSAELVNIGTGEDITIAEFARVVAEIVGYSGEISFDSSRPDGTPRKLLDVSRLAKLGWRATTSLHDGMKRAYAAYLSHT; encoded by the coding sequence ATGCGGCGAGTGGCAAACGTACCGTTTGAGCTGACAGGCAAGAGCGTCTACGTCGCCGGCCATCGCGGCATGGTCGGCAGCGCGCTTGCGCGCCGGCTCGAGCGGGAGAACGTCAAACTCATCACCGTGGACCGGCGCGAGGTCGATTTGCGCAACCAGGCCGCGGTGTTCGACTGGTTCGCGAAGACGCGGCCGCAAGTGATCTTCCTCGCCGCGGCAAAGGTAGGCGGCATCGCCGCCAACAACACGCTGCGCGCCGAATTCATTTACGACAACATCGCGATCGCGGCCAACGTGATCCAGGCCGCGCATCAGAACGGCGCCGGCAAGCTGATGTTTTTGGGCTCGTCCTGCATCTACCCGAAATTGGCGGCGCAGCCTTTGCGCGAGGATTCCGTGCTCACCGGTCCGCTGGAACCCACCAACGAGCCCTATGCGATCGCCAAGATCGCCGGGATCAAGATGGCCGAGGCCTATCGCAGCCAGTATGGCAGCGACTTCATCAGCGTGATGCCGACCAATCTTTACGGCCCCGGCGACAATTATCACCCCGAAATGAGCCACGTGGTCGCGGCGCTGATCCAGCGCTTTCACGAGGCCAAGGTTACGGGCGCGAAGAGCGTCGTGGTCTGGGGCACGGGCACGCCGCGGCGCGAGTTCCTCTATGTCGACGACATGGCGGATGCCTGCGTGCACCTGATGAAGACCTATTCGAGCGCCGAGCTGGTCAATATCGGCACAGGCGAGGACATCACCATCGCCGAGTTTGCGCGGGTCGTCGCCGAAATTGTCGGTTACAGCGGCGAGATCAGTTTCGACAGCTCGCGGCCAGACGGCACGCCGCGCAAGCTGCTGGACGTCAGCCGCCTCGCAAAACTGGGCTGGCGTGCCACGACATCGCTTCACGATGGCATGAAGCGCGCATACGCGGCGTACCTGTCGCATACGTAG
- a CDS encoding MBL fold metallo-hydrolase → MEVILLGTGGPRPDPRRMATTTLIRLGEENILIDAGRGVMVQLSKAGVPLGSINTVFLTHHHFDHIGDLYDVMLNSWLHGRKDDLRIYGPPDTERLVNTLVTQVYDKDIAWRDQGEPSFGGWKPVVATDIIPGPVLDTGRWKISAELVSHGDGLDMSPAFLARWMCLGYRFEAEGKVIAISGDTVPCPGLERLAEGADLLVQCCFLATPEIDNEHLRRLAKFTMACGDTVGKVAAKAGVRKLALTHHRPRTDDSMLNALLADVRRDYSGPVVLGEDLTRIEV, encoded by the coding sequence ATGGAAGTCATCCTGCTCGGCACCGGCGGCCCGCGCCCGGACCCGCGCCGCATGGCGACGACCACGCTGATCAGGCTCGGCGAGGAAAACATCCTGATCGACGCAGGCCGCGGCGTCATGGTGCAGCTCAGCAAGGCTGGCGTGCCGCTCGGCTCCATCAATACGGTCTTTCTCACCCATCACCATTTCGACCACATCGGCGACCTCTACGACGTGATGCTCAATTCATGGTTGCACGGGCGCAAGGACGATCTGCGCATCTATGGTCCGCCGGATACCGAACGGCTCGTCAATACGCTGGTCACGCAGGTCTACGACAAGGACATCGCCTGGCGCGATCAGGGCGAGCCGAGCTTCGGCGGTTGGAAACCGGTCGTCGCGACCGACATCATACCCGGCCCCGTTCTCGACACCGGGCGCTGGAAGATCAGCGCCGAACTCGTCTCGCATGGCGACGGCCTCGACATGTCCCCGGCCTTCCTCGCACGCTGGATGTGTCTCGGCTATCGCTTCGAGGCCGAGGGCAAGGTCATCGCAATTTCCGGCGACACGGTGCCCTGCCCCGGTCTCGAGCGACTGGCTGAGGGGGCTGACCTGCTGGTCCAGTGCTGCTTCCTCGCCACGCCGGAGATCGACAACGAGCACCTGCGCCGGCTTGCGAAATTCACGATGGCCTGCGGCGATACAGTCGGCAAGGTCGCGGCCAAGGCCGGCGTCAGGAAGCTCGCGCTGACCCATCACCGGCCTCGCACTGACGATTCCATGCTGAACGCGCTGCTTGCGGATGTCAGGCGGGACTATTCGGGTCCTGTCGTGCTCGGCGAGGACCTCACGCGGATCGAGGTCTGA
- a CDS encoding aldose 1-epimerase family protein → MTEDTHTIRSGRLTATIKAQGAEMCSLASDAGIEFVWQAEPAWPRHAPLLFPIVGRLAKDELRHRGRTYRLTQHGFARDSRFAWAERGESRCVLVLEDSDTTRALYPFAFRLTATYALDESGLDVSLVVANTGKEMLPASLGGHPAFNWPLQPGLAKESYALSFANAEPSPVRRLDGGLLRPVTEPSPIKGSVLPLSESLFVDDAIIFDRIASNSVRYAAEQGAFTGPWLKMSWHGFRELGVWSKPSGAPFLCIEPWRGYASPAGFDGEFSDKPGLMHIAPGTEEQLSFRIEVGSS, encoded by the coding sequence ATGACCGAAGACACGCACACGATCCGCAGCGGTCGGCTCACCGCGACCATCAAGGCGCAAGGCGCGGAGATGTGTTCGCTGGCGAGCGATGCCGGCATCGAGTTCGTCTGGCAGGCGGAGCCGGCCTGGCCGCGTCATGCGCCGCTGCTGTTTCCGATCGTCGGGCGTCTCGCCAAAGACGAATTGCGGCACCGGGGCAGGACCTACCGGCTGACCCAGCACGGCTTCGCGCGTGACAGCCGCTTTGCGTGGGCGGAACGTGGCGAAAGTCGCTGTGTCCTGGTGCTCGAAGACAGCGATACGACGCGCGCGCTCTACCCCTTCGCGTTCCGCCTGACGGCAACCTATGCGCTCGACGAATCCGGTCTCGATGTTTCACTCGTGGTCGCGAACACCGGCAAGGAGATGTTGCCGGCCTCGCTCGGCGGCCATCCCGCTTTCAACTGGCCGCTACAACCGGGACTGGCGAAGGAGAGTTACGCGCTGAGCTTCGCGAACGCAGAGCCATCTCCCGTCCGCCGTCTCGACGGCGGCTTGCTGCGTCCGGTAACAGAGCCGAGCCCGATCAAAGGCTCCGTGTTGCCTTTGTCCGAATCCCTGTTCGTCGACGACGCAATCATCTTCGATCGGATCGCGAGCAATTCAGTCCGCTATGCCGCGGAGCAGGGCGCCTTCACCGGGCCGTGGTTGAAAATGTCATGGCACGGCTTTCGCGAGCTTGGCGTCTGGTCGAAACCATCGGGCGCGCCGTTCCTCTGCATCGAGCCCTGGCGCGGCTATGCCAGTCCCGCCGGCTTCGACGGCGAGTTCAGCGACAAGCCGGGCCTGATGCACATCGCGCCCGGGACGGAAGAGCAATTGTCATTTCGGATTGAGGTTGGATCGTCCTGA
- a CDS encoding S9 family peptidase → MTLFQRLLVVLVAWLATAGIAPDAIAAEFYTEDLRIPMAEAGPQGLEAFLVRPAGTRRYPLALLSHGSPRSFDDRATMSAHKYYGIALEYARRGFAALIVMRRGYGTSAGGRVDSVGGCANAAYLPAAAVAVADLRAAIEAMARRADVTTSGMIAAGHSAGGFATVALTAQAPAGLAAAISFAGGRGSRDDDDVCNPNGLVQAFATFGKTSRAPMLWVYASNDSYFGPDLARRLHDGFRASGGNAKFVAATPYGDDGHYVYSVVSRPQWTPYLDAFLRERGLGHDVLSPPDPLPPPGQLSEAARAEFARYLASTMPHKAFAVSPNGGYGWRSGRATADDAQRDSLGACTKWSPTCTLYAVDDKLAGAAPGTSTDQSSRSR, encoded by the coding sequence ATGACGCTGTTTCAGAGGCTTCTGGTTGTTCTGGTGGCCTGGCTTGCGACGGCGGGCATCGCGCCCGATGCGATCGCCGCGGAGTTCTACACCGAGGATTTGCGCATCCCGATGGCCGAGGCCGGACCGCAGGGGCTGGAGGCGTTCCTGGTGCGGCCGGCCGGGACCAGGCGCTATCCGCTGGCGCTGCTCAGCCACGGCTCGCCGCGCAGTTTTGACGATCGCGCGACGATGTCCGCGCACAAATATTACGGCATCGCTCTCGAATATGCCCGACGCGGCTTTGCCGCGCTGATCGTGATGCGGCGCGGCTACGGCACCTCGGCCGGCGGGCGCGTCGACAGCGTCGGCGGCTGCGCCAATGCCGCTTATCTGCCGGCCGCGGCGGTCGCGGTGGCGGATTTGCGCGCGGCGATCGAGGCGATGGCGCGCAGGGCCGACGTCACCACCTCGGGCATGATCGCAGCCGGCCATTCCGCCGGCGGGTTCGCCACTGTCGCGTTGACCGCGCAGGCGCCAGCGGGTCTCGCCGCCGCGATCAGCTTTGCCGGCGGGCGCGGCTCGCGCGACGACGACGACGTCTGCAATCCGAACGGGCTGGTGCAGGCCTTCGCCACGTTCGGCAAGACCTCGCGCGCGCCGATGCTGTGGGTCTATGCCAGCAACGATTCCTACTTCGGTCCCGACCTCGCGCGCCGCCTCCATGACGGATTTCGCGCCAGCGGCGGCAACGCGAAATTCGTCGCAGCGACGCCTTACGGCGACGATGGCCACTATGTCTATTCGGTGGTGAGCCGTCCGCAATGGACGCCGTATCTCGACGCCTTCCTGCGCGAGCGAGGTCTCGGCCACGACGTCCTGAGCCCGCCCGATCCGCTCCCGCCGCCAGGCCAGCTCAGCGAGGCCGCGCGGGCCGAGTTCGCGCGCTATCTCGCCAGCACGATGCCGCACAAGGCTTTTGCGGTGTCGCCGAACGGCGGTTACGGCTGGCGTTCGGGGCGGGCGACGGCCGACGACGCCCAGCGCGATTCACTTGGCGCCTGCACAAAATGGTCGCCCACCTGCACGCTCTATGCGGTCGACGACAAATTGGCCGGGGCTGCGCCAGGCACATCAACCGACCAGAGCTCGCGGTCGCGATAG
- a CDS encoding mannose-1-phosphate guanylyltransferase/mannose-6-phosphate isomerase gives MSQKIIPLIMCGGAGTRLWPASREVRPKQFLPLFGTRSTFQDTLLRVSEASLFDRPIVITNASYRFMVLEQLAEIGIEADVILEPMRRDSGPAIAAGAVFAQNRASEAIVLALAADHVVQDNAAFVAACRQGLTAASAGRIVTFGVKPERPATEYGYISPGEVISGEVHAVARFVEKPDAVKAADYVNSGYLWNSGNFMFPASVLLDEYRKVDAASVEAISNAVSNAGRDLGFVTLEPEAFGAAKAISIDYAVMEKTARAAVVPVSCGWSDVGSWHAVWELSDKDAQGNASHGTAVFEDSRNCNVTTDSALVALEGVDDLIVVATADAVLVSRQKDANGLKRLVTKLKAVAPKVTEEHLKVHRPWGSYQSVDNGERHQVKRIVVKPGGRLSLQKHHHRAEHWIVVRGTARVTVNETVKSVHENESIYIPMGAVHRMENPGKIMLELIEVQTGSYLGEDDIIRIEDDYQRS, from the coding sequence GTGTCCCAAAAAATTATTCCCCTGATCATGTGCGGCGGTGCCGGAACGCGGCTGTGGCCGGCTTCGCGCGAGGTGCGCCCCAAGCAATTCCTGCCGCTGTTCGGCACCCGCTCGACGTTCCAGGACACGCTGTTGCGCGTCTCGGAGGCCTCGCTGTTCGATCGCCCGATTGTCATCACCAATGCCTCCTACCGCTTCATGGTGCTGGAGCAGCTCGCGGAAATCGGCATCGAGGCTGACGTGATCCTCGAGCCGATGCGGCGCGATTCCGGGCCGGCGATCGCCGCCGGCGCGGTGTTCGCGCAGAACCGCGCCAGTGAGGCGATCGTGCTCGCGCTCGCCGCCGACCACGTGGTGCAGGACAACGCCGCCTTCGTCGCGGCGTGCCGCCAAGGCCTCACTGCCGCAAGCGCCGGACGCATCGTCACCTTCGGCGTCAAGCCGGAGCGGCCGGCGACCGAATACGGCTATATCAGCCCGGGCGAGGTCATCTCCGGCGAGGTGCACGCGGTCGCGCGCTTCGTCGAGAAGCCGGACGCCGTGAAGGCGGCCGACTATGTCAATTCCGGCTATCTCTGGAACAGCGGCAATTTCATGTTCCCGGCCAGCGTCTTGCTCGACGAATACCGCAAGGTCGATGCGGCGAGCGTGGAGGCGATCTCCAATGCCGTCAGTAACGCCGGCCGCGATCTCGGCTTCGTGACGCTGGAGCCCGAGGCGTTCGGCGCGGCCAAGGCGATCTCGATCGACTATGCGGTGATGGAGAAGACCGCGCGCGCCGCGGTCGTGCCGGTGTCGTGCGGCTGGTCCGACGTCGGCTCCTGGCACGCAGTGTGGGAATTGTCGGACAAGGACGCGCAAGGCAATGCTTCGCACGGCACCGCCGTGTTCGAGGATAGCCGCAACTGCAACGTCACCACCGACTCTGCGCTGGTCGCACTCGAAGGCGTCGACGATCTCATCGTGGTTGCGACTGCCGATGCGGTGCTGGTCTCGCGCCAGAAGGATGCCAACGGGCTGAAGCGGCTGGTCACAAAACTCAAGGCGGTCGCGCCGAAAGTCACCGAGGAGCATCTCAAGGTGCATCGGCCCTGGGGCAGCTACCAGTCGGTCGACAATGGCGAGCGCCACCAGGTCAAGCGCATCGTGGTGAAGCCGGGCGGGCGGCTGTCGCTGCAGAAGCACCATCATCGTGCCGAGCACTGGATCGTGGTCCGCGGCACCGCCCGCGTCACCGTCAACGAGACCGTCAAAAGCGTGCACGAGAACGAGTCCATCTACATCCCGATGGGCGCGGTGCACCGGATGGAGAACCCCGGTAAAATCATGCTGGAGCTGATCGAGGTCCAGACGGGAAGCTATCTCGGGGAAGACGACATCATCCGGATTGAAGACGACTATCAGCGTTCCTGA
- a CDS encoding response regulator transcription factor yields MNVRSQGGALGDLSFQVGPQAHRTSNIVADSSGQELRVAGRERLIVVEDDPVTRTMLVGYFSENNFDVVGAGSCAECRQALRTRTDLVFLDVQLPDGDGFDLAKEIQATSNAGIIFVTRRDTDVDRILGLEVAGDHYVTKPINLRDLLARARSVLRRRSIDRKAARTHNSIAFGDWIIDLTRRELLGSDGKPVALTRAEFDLLAALVGADGRPLSRDYLIEVVSNRQAEVDIRTVDALVARLRRKLVGSGTPVITTVTGVGYKLALSERL; encoded by the coding sequence GTGAATGTACGTTCACAGGGCGGCGCGCTCGGCGACCTGAGCTTCCAGGTCGGCCCACAAGCACACAGGACATCCAACATCGTGGCTGATTCCTCAGGTCAGGAATTGCGTGTCGCTGGCCGGGAGCGACTGATCGTCGTCGAGGACGATCCGGTGACGCGGACGATGCTGGTCGGTTATTTCAGCGAGAACAATTTCGACGTGGTCGGCGCCGGCTCCTGCGCCGAATGCCGCCAGGCGCTGCGGACGCGGACCGATCTCGTCTTCCTCGACGTGCAACTGCCCGACGGCGACGGCTTCGATCTCGCCAAGGAGATCCAGGCGACGAGCAATGCGGGCATCATCTTCGTGACCCGCCGCGACACCGACGTCGATCGCATCCTCGGCCTTGAGGTTGCGGGCGACCACTACGTCACCAAGCCGATCAATTTGCGCGACCTGCTCGCGCGCGCGCGAAGCGTGCTGCGACGGCGCTCGATCGACCGCAAGGCGGCGCGCACCCACAATTCGATCGCCTTTGGCGACTGGATCATCGACCTGACGCGGCGCGAGCTGCTCGGCAGCGACGGCAAGCCGGTGGCGCTGACGCGCGCCGAATTCGACCTGCTCGCGGCGCTTGTCGGTGCCGACGGCAGGCCGCTCAGCCGCGACTATCTGATCGAGGTCGTCAGCAACCGCCAGGCCGAGGTCGACATCCGCACTGTCGATGCCCTGGTGGCGAGGCTGCGCCGCAAGCTCGTCGGCAGCGGCACGCCCGTCATCACCACGGTCACCGGCGTCGGCTACAAGCTCGCGCTGAGCGAGCGGCTCTAG
- a CDS encoding transposase yields the protein MGSLLGCRRNPKKCSKWTNSRRSPTVATSTERRYWPAKRLALQSRCPSPSLRTPRRKVGSANRTSPTRLMRTSTAARPASCCPITTPTFQRRLDSNPDAMRTRRETVEHPFGTIRARMGATHFLMKRLRNVAAEMALHVLAYNLTRAMNIVGKPRLIAAICAA from the coding sequence GTGGGCAGCTTGCTCGGATGTCGAAGAAATCCAAAGAAGTGCTCGAAGTGGACAAACTCGAGGCGGTCGCCGACCGTGGCTACTTCGACGGAGAGGAGATATTGGCCTGCGAAGAGGCTGGCTTTGCAGTCACGCTGCCCAAGCCCATCACTTCGAACGCCAAGGCGGAAGGTCGGTTCGGCAAACAGGACTTCGCCTACCCGCCTGATGAGGACGTCTACCGCTGCCCGTCCGGCCAGCTGCTGCCCTATCACCACACCAACATTCCAGAGACGGCTCGATTCCAATCCCGACGCCATGCGGACGCGGCGCGAGACGGTCGAGCATCCCTTCGGCACGATCAGAGCCCGTATGGGTGCGACCCACTTCCTGATGAAGCGCCTACGGAATGTTGCCGCTGAGATGGCCCTGCATGTTCTCGCCTATAACCTCACCCGGGCAATGAACATCGTCGGCAAACCGCGCCTGATTGCAGCCATTTGCGCCGCTTGA
- the gmd gene encoding GDP-mannose 4,6-dehydratase, with protein MRERIALITGVTGQDGAYLAEYLLSLGYVVHGIKRRSSSFNTARVDHLYQDPHLGNVPFLMHYGDMTDSTNLIRLVQQIRPTEIYNLAAQSHVAVSFESPEYTANADGIGVLRLLEAIRILGMEKRTRFYQASTSELYGLVQEIPQKETTPFYPRSPYGVAKLYGYWITVNYREAYGMFASNGILFNHESPLRGETFVTRKITRGVARIEVGLEQTLYLGNLSAKRDWGHARDYVEGMHKILQADKPDDFVLATGEMHSVREMVELSFLQVGRRIEWRGEGVDETGVDTKTGKTVVKIDPSYFRPTEVDLLVGDASKAREVLGWKPKRSFTELVAEMMASDLANAKRDAASGKRTV; from the coding sequence ATGCGCGAGCGGATCGCTCTCATCACCGGTGTGACCGGTCAGGACGGCGCCTATCTCGCCGAATATCTGCTGTCGCTCGGCTATGTTGTGCACGGGATCAAGCGGCGTTCGTCCTCGTTCAACACCGCGCGGGTCGATCATCTCTATCAGGACCCGCATCTGGGGAACGTGCCGTTCCTGATGCACTACGGCGACATGACCGACTCGACCAATCTGATTCGCCTGGTGCAGCAGATCCGGCCGACCGAGATCTACAATCTCGCCGCCCAGAGCCACGTCGCCGTCAGCTTCGAGAGCCCGGAATACACCGCTAACGCCGACGGCATCGGCGTGCTGCGCCTGCTGGAAGCGATCCGCATCCTCGGCATGGAAAAGAGGACGCGGTTCTACCAAGCCTCGACCTCCGAACTCTATGGCCTCGTCCAGGAGATCCCGCAGAAGGAGACCACGCCGTTCTATCCGCGCTCGCCCTACGGCGTCGCAAAACTCTACGGCTACTGGATCACGGTGAACTATCGCGAGGCCTATGGCATGTTCGCGAGTAACGGCATCCTGTTCAATCACGAGAGCCCGCTCCGCGGCGAGACCTTCGTCACCCGGAAGATCACGCGCGGCGTCGCCCGCATCGAGGTCGGCCTCGAACAGACGCTCTATCTCGGCAATCTCTCGGCCAAGCGCGACTGGGGCCATGCCCGCGACTATGTCGAGGGCATGCACAAAATCCTACAGGCCGACAAACCCGACGATTTCGTGCTCGCCACCGGCGAGATGCACTCGGTGCGTGAGATGGTCGAGCTGTCGTTCTTGCAGGTCGGCCGCCGCATAGAATGGCGCGGCGAGGGCGTCGACGAGACCGGCGTCGACACCAAGACCGGCAAGACGGTGGTGAAGATCGATCCGAGCTATTTCCGCCCTACCGAGGTCGATCTCCTCGTCGGCGATGCCAGCAAGGCACGCGAGGTGCTCGGCTGGAAGCCGAAGCGGAGCTTTACAGAACTCGTCGCGGAGATGATGGCGAGCGATCTGGCGAACGCAAAGCGGGATGCGGCGAGTGGCAAACGTACCGTTTGA
- a CDS encoding PilZ domain-containing protein, with amino-acid sequence MSDRRKIDRAEVDLAAYIFGDGGSQRCRVFNISEDGAGIELQTKLHMRATFKMMLERDRIIRDCRLVWCSETRIGVVFKTD; translated from the coding sequence ATGTCGGATCGCCGGAAGATCGACCGTGCGGAGGTCGACTTAGCCGCCTACATTTTTGGAGATGGCGGCAGCCAACGTTGCCGCGTGTTCAACATCTCGGAGGACGGGGCGGGGATCGAGTTGCAGACGAAATTGCATATGCGTGCCACATTCAAGATGATGTTGGAAAGAGACCGTATCATCAGAGATTGTCGTCTGGTTTGGTGCAGCGAAACTCGCATCGGCGTTGTGTTCAAAACGGATTAA
- a CDS encoding NYN domain-containing protein → MSCSSTDKVALFIDGANLYATAKTLGFDIDYKRLLKEFQSRGTLLRAFYYTAIIGDQEYSSIRPLIDWLDYNGYTVVTKATKEFIDASGRRKVKGNMDIELAVNAMELAEHIDQMVLFSGDGDFRSLVEAVQRRGVRVTVVSTIASQPPMIADELRRQADVFTDLIELQSKVGRDPSERPAPRDRGHMPRFLQEPKGNDSLA, encoded by the coding sequence ATGTCCTGCTCATCTACCGATAAGGTCGCGCTCTTCATCGATGGAGCTAATCTCTACGCGACGGCAAAAACTCTGGGCTTCGACATCGATTACAAGCGCCTGCTGAAGGAGTTTCAGAGCCGCGGGACGCTGCTGAGGGCGTTCTACTACACCGCGATCATCGGGGATCAGGAATACTCCTCGATCCGGCCGCTGATCGACTGGCTCGACTACAACGGCTACACCGTCGTCACCAAGGCGACCAAGGAGTTCATCGACGCCTCCGGCCGCCGCAAGGTCAAGGGCAACATGGACATCGAGCTCGCCGTGAACGCGATGGAACTCGCCGAGCACATCGATCAGATGGTGCTGTTCTCGGGTGACGGCGACTTCCGCTCCCTGGTCGAGGCCGTTCAGCGCCGCGGCGTGCGGGTCACAGTGGTCTCCACAATCGCCAGCCAGCCACCGATGATCGCCGACGAGCTGCGCCGCCAGGCCGATGTCTTCACCGATCTCATCGAGCTTCAATCCAAGGTCGGCCGCGACCCATCCGAACGCCCCGCCCCGCGCGACCGCGGACACATGCCTAGATTCTTGCAAGAGCCCAAGGGAAACGACTCCCTCGCCTAA